Proteins co-encoded in one Thamnophis elegans isolate rThaEle1 chromosome 1, rThaEle1.pri, whole genome shotgun sequence genomic window:
- the LOC116521796 gene encoding nuclear apoptosis-inducing factor 1-like, which translates to MAEDSPKRRKANFNEAETEVLIEQVLKHEQVLFAAGPGRASPGQKRKVWELIRHKVNPVAACPREVEDLKKRWRDLKRRDRSKLCRVTHGAGGVAPHPASFGLLMGNEDASPPDHLRSYTSGGLPAPNEALPIVGGIDTLDLPRASSVSDMGFTDDPGPSQQSCVEKINLKEEIVVKVVEPEESSEDMAVVPPSQEQLPFLGIPNGGPCGKVKAKTKTQPQTDSNEITEDDLLQIQQNQLHIIQSGFDSINHNLRLLHQGMQDLNNSLSVMAHTLVAIKNVYVKNNAGPTTFATVTTQTTAGYLSPGSPLVEDRVRVPVAGSSSRSSSCSSSSMSQEPGPSEFPRPPHRPIKKEHSNGCYYFCFADV; encoded by the exons ATGGCGGAAGACTCGCCCAAGCGGCGCAAGGCCAATTTCAACGAGGCGGAGACAGAGGTGCTGATCGAGCAGGTGTTGAAACACGAGCAGGTGCTATTCGCGGCCGGGCCGGGCCGGGCCTCCCCGGGGCAAAAGCGCAAAGTATGGGAGCTCATCCGGCATAAAGTGAACCCGGTGGCCGCTTGCCCTCGCGAGGTGGAGGACCTCAAAAAGCGCTGGCGGGACCTGAAGCGCCGCGATCGGAGCAAGCTCTGCCGCGTCACCCACGGCGCCGGCGGGGTCGCCCCGCACCCGGCCTCCTTCGGCCTCCTGATGGGCAACGAGGACGCCTCGCCGCCCGACCACCTCCGATCCTACACCTCGGGGGGGCTGCCTGCCCCCAACGAGGCTCTGCCCATCGTCGGGGGCATCGACACCCTGGATCTGCCCAGAGCCTCCTCCGTGTCGGATATGG gTTTTACAGATGATCCTGGTCCATCCCAACAATCGTGTGTGgagaaaataaatctaaaagaAGAAATAGTGGTGAAAGTAGTGGAACCAGAAGAAAGCTCAGAAGATATGGCAGTTGTTCCTCCCAGTCAGGAGCAGCTCCCTTTTTTGGGGATACCGAATGGAGGCCCTTGCGGAAAAGTAAAAGCCAAAACGAAAACTCAACCCCAGACAGACTCTAATGAAATTACAGAAGATGATCTCTTACAGATCCAACAGAATCAACTGCATATCATTCAATCTGGGTTCGATAGCATCAATCATAATCTTCGGCTGCTACACCAAGGAATGCAAGATCTCAACAACAGCCTCAGTGTCATGGCACATACATTAGTTGCTATAAAAAATGTCTACGTGAAAAACAATGCTGGTCCAACTACCTTTGCTACTGTCACTACCCAGACCACCGCAGGGTACCTGAGTCCTGGGTCCCCTTTAGTCGAGGACAGAGTTAGGGTACCAGTGGCTGGGAGTAGtagcagaagcagcagctgcagtTCCAGCTCAATGTCGCAAGAACCAGGCCCTTCAGAATTTCCTCGGCCACCACACAGACCTATTAAGAAGGAACATTCAAATGGCTGTTATTATTTCTGTTTTGCAGATGTGTAA